The following proteins come from a genomic window of Blastococcus sp. HT6-30:
- a CDS encoding amidase: METTVSEVQAAFRSGKLTCVELVQDYLDRIEAYDDQFASIVTINPDALETAAEKDAEYEKDKNSVGSLHCVPILLKDNFNTADMPTTSSSEAMEGMIPAEDATTVAAMRDEGALILGKTHLHEFARGGESLSSLGDQVHNPYDLTRTPGGSSGGTGAALAANFGLIGTGSDTGQSIRSPSSANSLVGIRPTRGLVSRHGVAPNSYTQDEIGPIARTVEDAARLLDVMVGYDPEDPITANGDGMTPNSYLDGLTEKALKGTRIGLMTNLMGDDPEVHGEVNAVVDDAVKQMEALGAEVVPFEMEGFEELSGQVSTSNWEAAEAMADYLEDFGSGTPYNSLADIAETGEAAPSVQQTLQEEVELLGGGGTSTPEYLQRYANRDKMRNLVLSTMADLDLDAIVYPHQKRLVVPIGESQVERNGLMSNSTGLPAVTFQGGFSAPTEAAPVGVPIGIELLGRAYSEDDLLAYAYAFEQAADVRVPPASAPALETSHPGGR; the protein is encoded by the coding sequence ATGGAGACCACGGTCTCCGAGGTTCAGGCTGCGTTCCGTAGCGGCAAGCTCACCTGTGTCGAACTCGTCCAGGATTACCTGGACCGCATCGAGGCCTACGACGACCAGTTCGCATCCATCGTGACGATCAACCCGGACGCGTTGGAGACCGCAGCCGAGAAGGACGCGGAGTACGAGAAGGACAAGAATTCCGTCGGCAGCCTGCACTGCGTCCCGATCCTGCTGAAGGACAACTTCAACACCGCCGACATGCCCACCACCTCCAGCTCGGAGGCGATGGAAGGCATGATCCCGGCTGAAGACGCCACGACTGTCGCTGCCATGCGAGACGAGGGCGCTCTGATCCTCGGCAAGACGCATCTCCACGAATTCGCCCGTGGCGGGGAGAGTCTTTCCAGCCTCGGCGACCAGGTCCACAACCCGTACGACCTCACCCGTACACCGGGAGGCTCGAGCGGCGGAACGGGTGCGGCCCTGGCCGCGAACTTCGGCCTCATCGGCACCGGCAGCGACACCGGGCAGTCGATCCGCTCCCCAAGCTCGGCCAACAGCCTGGTCGGCATCCGGCCGACCCGTGGACTGGTGAGCCGCCACGGAGTGGCACCGAACAGCTACACCCAGGACGAGATCGGCCCCATTGCGCGCACCGTCGAGGACGCCGCCCGCCTCCTCGACGTCATGGTGGGCTACGACCCCGAGGATCCGATCACCGCCAACGGTGACGGGATGACCCCGAACTCCTATCTGGACGGCCTCACCGAGAAGGCGCTCAAGGGCACCCGGATCGGCCTCATGACCAACCTGATGGGCGACGACCCGGAGGTCCACGGCGAGGTGAACGCCGTCGTCGACGACGCCGTGAAGCAGATGGAGGCTCTCGGCGCCGAGGTGGTCCCGTTCGAGATGGAGGGCTTCGAGGAGCTGAGCGGCCAGGTCTCCACCAGCAACTGGGAAGCGGCGGAGGCGATGGCGGACTACCTCGAGGACTTCGGTTCCGGCACCCCGTACAACTCCCTGGCGGACATCGCCGAGACCGGCGAGGCGGCGCCGTCGGTCCAGCAGACCCTGCAGGAGGAGGTGGAGCTGCTCGGCGGCGGCGGCACGAGCACGCCGGAGTACCTCCAGCGCTACGCCAACCGGGACAAGATGCGCAACCTCGTCCTCAGCACGATGGCCGACCTCGACCTCGACGCCATCGTCTATCCACACCAGAAGCGCCTTGTGGTGCCGATCGGGGAGTCGCAGGTCGAGCGGAACGGCTTGATGTCCAACAGCACCGGCTTGCCGGCGGTCACCTTCCAAGGCGGGTTCTCCGCTCCGACGGAGGCCGCGCCTGTTGGCGTCCCGATCGGCATCGAGCTGCTCGGCCGCGCCTACAGCGAGGACGACCTTCTCGCCTACGCCTACGCGTTC
- a CDS encoding transposase — protein MSTVPKRFPPEFRRDVIAVARKGEASVSRVARDFGISESCLQRWLKIADREDGLAPPASSDRGGSGKPDESAELRELRRRNNAAGENRVARLCAQQRNCRLSRVKSAGSPGCAWKQTGEAVVIGPKRDAGTVRAPITPSSEGVVCVAYMAHGSFP, from the coding sequence ATCAGCACCGTACCCAAACGGTTCCCGCCGGAGTTCCGGCGTGACGTGATCGCCGTGGCCCGCAAGGGCGAGGCGTCGGTCTCCCGAGTCGCGCGCGACTTCGGGATCTCGGAGTCCTGTCTGCAGCGCTGGTTGAAGATCGCCGACCGGGAGGACGGGCTCGCGCCACCGGCCTCAAGCGATCGCGGCGGAAGCGGCAAGCCGGATGAGTCGGCGGAGCTGCGGGAGCTGCGCCGGCGCAACAACGCCGCCGGTGAGAACCGGGTCGCCCGGTTGTGCGCCCAGCAGCGGAACTGTCGACTCTCGCGGGTCAAGTCTGCGGGTTCGCCGGGTTGTGCGTGGAAACAGACAGGTGAGGCAGTCGTCATCGGGCCGAAACGAGACGCTGGAACGGTCAGGGCACCCATCACCCCCTCATCGGAAGGCGTTGTATGCGTCGCCTACATGGCACACGGGTCGTTCCCCTGA